One part of the Raphanus sativus cultivar WK10039 chromosome 7, ASM80110v3, whole genome shotgun sequence genome encodes these proteins:
- the LOC108816440 gene encoding putative F-box/LRR-repeat protein At5g02700: protein MGEKEKARRLSFVEKLSLNFVISSSIYRFPDFFYRSSSLEKLRVSYILILECTVSWKSLRKLTLSCCCNLKYESVDNILSGSPMLETLGLHYCTGPVRLDLSKSRSLRRLKIRDYKGYPNISGNDRQRLAEIVAPHIHYLKLRSCYKPLTLVDVSCLMEAHLDIFSGHSSSLALNIPFEEKADFLQTGVLKMLAKLQNAERLSFGGSLLQIMSLAELRGVSFPTFKVQTLTLRTRFAQSFIPGITRLLPGLRKLIAVPTHIDDIDIEDSDLDSYLDSQGLNPDQCWRSKYDVFPTSDESDMIVRNEESLWELVVSFVAMVLRNVMTLEMLVVGLNHIDRNFNDAESFEDLLQMLPNKNNVSIVLKR, encoded by the exons AtgggagaaaaagaaaaggccAGACG GCTTTCGTTTGTGGAGAAGTTGTCTCTCAACTTCGTTATAAGTTCTAGTATTTATCGTTTCCCAGATTTCTTCTATCGTAGTTCATCCTTAGAGAAGCTCAGGGTGtcatatattttgattttggaaTGCACAGTATCTTGGAAATCCCTAAGGAAGTTGACATTGTCGTGTTGTTGTAATCTCAAGTATGAATCTGTTGATAATATTCTCTCTGGCTCTCCAATGCTTGAAACCTTGGGATTGCATTATTGTACTGGACCTGTGCGTCTTGATCTGAGTAAATCACGTAGTTTAAGGAGATTAAAGATTCGTGATTACAAAGGGTATCCGAATATTTCTGGGAACGATCGTCAAAGGCTAGCGGAGATTGTAGCGCCTCACATCCATTATCTGAAGTTGAGGAGTTGTTATAAACCATTGACTTTAGTCGATGTCTCTTGTTTGATGGAAGCTCATCTTGACATCTTCAGTGGACATTCATCTTCCTTGGCATTAAACATTCCTTTCGAAGAGAAGGCTGATTTTCTTCAAACAGGGGTCTTAAAGATGCTAGCAAAATTACAAAACGCAGAAAGGCTTTCTTTTGGGGGTTCCCTTCTTCAG ATTATGTCCCTCGCTGAGCTCCGTGGTGTTTCTTTCCCAACGTTCAAGGTCCAAACTTTGACGCTTAGAACCAGGTTTGCACAATCTTTTATTCCTGGTATAACAAGGTTACTACCTGGATTAAGGAAGCTAATAGCAGTACCAACACATATTGATGACATTGACATAGag GATAGTGATCTGGACAGCTATTTGGATTCACAAGGCTTGAATCCAGATCAATGTTGGAGATCAAAATATGATGTGTTTCCTACCTCAGATGAGTCTGATATGATTGTACGTAATGAGGAATCATTGTGGGAACTCGTGGTGTCGTTCGTTGCAATGGTGCTGAGAAATGTAATGACACTAGAAATGTTGGTGGTGGGGTTGAATCATATTGACCGAAACTTTAATGATGCAGAATCGTTCGAAGATTTGCTTCAGATGCTTCCTAACAAGAATAATGTCTCCATCGTGCTCAAACGCTAA
- the LOC108838910 gene encoding RNA polymerase II C-terminal domain phosphatase-like 5, translated as MATTCKHWVVHRQICCRCKSRVKTNGLARMTQMSSPSFWQKKKSSASRDPDCAHRMYCEGQCCRCGYVLNIFDEYVPSFSYIGRYLQLSTEFVASTKQHKLRIGLGQKKLHLVLGLEHILIHCIKLSQIADVDSVLLRDDIFRLPNDDILVKFRPFVRDFLSEAKEFFTMHVYTNYGPDHAKKVVSLLDPHMVYFGNRIITSRDSDGGLKSLELVLAEPRGVIVLDYEPRLWRERDFPNLVIISPKYEYFKANSSNKVVGVLAKALNFFKNNKVFRGGGKEKGAFWWCSG; from the coding sequence ATGGCGACTACATGCAAGCACTGGGTTGTTCACCGTCAAATCTGTTGTCGATGCAAATCTCGAGTGAAAACGAACGGCTTGGCTAGGATGACCCAGATGTCATCACCTtctttttggcaaaaaaaaaaatcatcagcTTCTCGTGATCCTGATTGCGCTCATCGAATGTATTGCGAGGGTCAATGTTGCCGATGCGGATATGTCCTTAATATTTTTGATGAGTACGTCCCATCTTTCAGTTACATCGGCAGGTATTTGCAGTTGAGCACCGAGTTCGTGGCTTCTACTAAGCAACACAAGTTAAGGATCGGGCTAGGACAAAAGAAGCTTCACCTGGTTCTTGGCTTAGAACACATCCTCATCCACTGCATCAAACTCTCCCAGATTGCTGATGTTGATTCAGTATTATTAAGAGATGATATATTTCGTCTTCCTAACGACGACATATTGGTCAAGTTTCGACCGTTTGTCCGTGACTTCTTGTCGGAAGCAAAAGAGTTTTTTACCATGCACGTTTACACAAACTATGGCCCTGACCATGCCAAGAAAGTGGTCAGTTTGCTCGATCCGCATATGGTGTATTTCGGGAATCGAATCATTACAAGTAGAGACAGCGACGGTGGTTTGAAGTCATTGGAACTTGTTTTGGCGGAACCACGTGGGGTGATTGTCTTGGACTATGAACCTAGATTGTGGAGGGAGCGTGACTTCCCTAACCTGGTCATTATATCTCCCAAGTACGAGTACTTCAAAGCAAACAGCAGCAACAAGGTCGTCGGGGTCCTAGCAAAAGCTCTTAATTTCTTCAAGAATAATAAAGTTTTTCGAGGTGGAGGGAAAGAGAAAGGAGCGTTCTGGTGGTGTTCTGGCTGA
- the LOC108815070 gene encoding RNA polymerase II C-terminal domain phosphatase-like 5, producing the protein MWRSKNGKTLCKLRPFAREFLLEANKLFQMHVFEDSHPKQLKEVTSLLDPQGTYFGKRIITYRDSEMKNLDLVLAEERGVVILDDKLEYWWPEDHTNVLQIRPYQYFKRRDNNKNWITKVVDLFKTRHPEFSYAEERIDEDAEDGGLANALELLKEVHRKFFTEEDLNSRDVRALLFP; encoded by the coding sequence GACTTTGTGTAAGCTACGACCTTTCGCTCGTGAGTTCCTGCTCGAAGCCAACAAGCTGTTCCAGATGCATGTGTTCGAGGACTCCCACCCTAAGCAATTGAAAGAAGTGACATCCTTGCTTGATCCTCAAGGAACTTACTTTGGGAAACGCATCATCACATACAGAGACAGTGAGATGAAGAATCTAGATTTAGTCTTGGCAGAAGAGCGTGGGGTTGTCATCCTCGACGATAAGCTCGAGTATTGGTGGCCCGAGGACCACACGAACGTGCTGCAGATCAGGCCTTACCAATATTTTAAACGCCGCGACAACAACAAGAATTGGATCACGAAAGTCGTTGATTTGTTCAAGACAAGACATCCAGAGTTTTCTTACGCAGAAGAGAGGATAGATGAGGACGCCGAGGATGGTGGGTTGGCGAATGCTCTTGAGTTACTGAAAGAAGTGCACCGTAAATTCTTCACTGAGGAAGACCTAAATTCGAGAGATGTTAGGGCGTTGCTTTTCCCTTAG
- the LOC108814464 gene encoding lipid phosphate phosphatase gamma, which translates to MDLPQHLKAVTLTHVRYRRGDHLGHFLAWISLVPVFISLGGFVSHFLFRRELQGIFFGVGLVISQFINEFIKTTVEQARPETCAILEACDSHGWPSSHSQFMFFFATYFSLLGCKGIGFWFGLKSRWILNLLHWSLAVVTMYSRVYLGYHTVVQVFAGAALGVVVGGSWFWVVNSVLFRYFPVIEESALGRMLCVKDTSHIPDVLKFEYDNARAARKNMVDSKSD; encoded by the coding sequence ATGGACCTACCACAGCACCTCAAAGCCGTAACTCTCACACACGTCCGTTACCGCCGCGGCGACCATCTCGGCCACTTCCTCGCGTGGATCTCCCTCGTCCCCGTATTCATCAGCCTCGGCGGTTTCGTCTCTCATTTCCTCTTCCGCCGCGAGCTCCAGGGGATCTTCTTCGGCGTGGGCCTCGTGATCTCCCAGTTCATCAACGAGTTCATCAAAACCACCGTGGAGCAGGCTCGCCCCGAGACCTGCGCCATCCTCGAGGCCTGCGACTCGCACGGGTGGCCTTCGAGCCACTCGCAGTTCATGTTCTTCTTCGCGACCTACTTCAGTTTGTTGGGGTGCAAAGGGATCGGGTTCTGGTTCGGGCTGAAGAGCAGATGGATTCTGAATCTGCTGCATTGGTCTCTGGCCGTTGTGACGATGTATTCTAGGGTTTACTTGGGGTACCACACGGTGGTGCAGGTTTTCGCGGGGGCGGCGTTGGGGGTGGTTGTTGGCGGGAGTTGGTTCTGGGTGGTGAATAGTGTGTTGTTTCGTTATTTTCCGGTGATTGAGGAGAGTGCGTTGGGGAGGATGCTGTGTGTGAAGGATACTTCTCATATCCCTGATGTGTTGAAGTTTGAGTATGACAATGCTAGAGCTGCTAGGAAGAATATGGTGGACTCTAAGTCCGATTGA